The Osmia bicornis bicornis chromosome 12, iOsmBic2.1, whole genome shotgun sequence genome includes a region encoding these proteins:
- the LOC114877601 gene encoding serine-rich adhesin for platelets isoform X2 produces the protein MAFMMKKKKYKFSVEVDLEELTAVPFVNAVLFAKLRLLDGGSFVDHSTREEVQEHTVRWNAKFEFLCKMSANASTGVLDPCILRISVRKELKGGRSFQKLGFTDLNLAEFAGAGLCRTRCLLEGYDARHRQDNSMLRVAIKMNMLSGDILFKVPSPSLKQTQLAVPGVPGVSGVTADEASASERCTNREDYVSSGSLAGSVASASSGFGSLPKKRPALFSSELLSGAESYDPITVSEIVPSALPVETLAEAHTESGHSRNSSNTSQLSKGSGYGSLNSHSQHSRQSSSGDSGHIRSPSWPVWAPRIPHVSQNPSSQLPTRPESSLDSDSQSSSSLMLLDPRNRFWSISSPLSSRDGKVNRQQGSSRTSVTAVSANERNQTGRLIKNGVATISNESNNKEQQIGVFRVPRSQNVPRHSRKNYEGNSFDLRNNYNASNTSMAKDRSEQENSSSSSSSSSSSSSSSSSSSNNNSNSNSNNSRSRSRSSSSSSNSVVPVAKPRIGQPGWRSISKTCDCIEKGKTSPVLRLADQARAVSSPDPLHRPDNPRASLRSATTAQNLRNPSGGSGLSETGSLDRAKAALERRRKAEDGTGNSILCRVEVTRPNPDSLIDELLKATNLEQTDLESSETTGLQLFIAKDGTTALGSHEVKSQMPAGVFKQVVMEENNR, from the exons ATGGCCTTcatgatgaagaagaagaagtataaATTCTCGGTTGAGGTGGACCTGGAAGAGTTGACCGCGGTACCGTTCGTGAACGCAGTACTGTTCGCCAAACTTCGACTTTTAGACGGTGGTTCTTTCGTCGATCATTCGACAAG GGAGGAAGTCCAGGAGCACACAGTCAGGTGGAACGCTAAATTTGAGTTTTTATGCAAAATGAGTGCCAACGCGTCCACCGGTGTCCTCGATCCTTGCATTTTGAGGATATCCGTCAGAAAG GAATTAAAGGGAGGCAGGTCCTTTCAGAAGCTCGGCTTCACCGACCTGAACCTCGCCGAATTCGCAGGAGCTGGTCTCTGCAGAACGAGGTGCCTTCTGGAAGGTTACGACGCGAGGCATCGGCAAGACAACTCCATGTTGCGAGTTGCCATTAAAATGAACATGCTCTCCGGAGATATTCTATTCAAAGT ACCTTCTCCGTCGTTGAAGCAAACTCAACTCGCTGTACCTGGTGTCCCAGGTGTTTCCGGTGTAACTGCGGACGAGGCAAGTGCATCCGAAAGATGTACCAATCGTGAAGACTATGTTTCTAGTGGTTCGTTAGCCGGAAGTGTAGCAAGTGCCAGCAGCGGTTTCGGCAGTCTTCCTAAAAAGAGGCCTGCCCTCTTTTCCTCGG AGCTCCTTAGCGGGGCAGAGTCGTACGATCCGATAACCGTCAGTGAAATCGTACCATCGGCTCTTCCAGTGGAAACTTTAGCTGAAGCGCACACAGAATCGGGCCATTCCCGTAATAGCAGTAACACCAGCCAGCTGAGCAAAGGCTCAGGCTACGGATCTTTGAATTCGCACAGTCAACACAGTAGACAGAGCAGTAGTGGTGATAGTGGCCACATTAG GTCACCCTCCTGGCCGGTATGGGCTCCACGTATCCCACATGTCTCCCAAAACCCTTCGAGCCAACTACCCACCAGACCCGAGTCGTCTCTCGACTCGGATTCTCAATCCTCGTCTTCCTTGATGCTATTGGACCCACGAAATCGGTTCTGGTCGATATCCAGTCCTCTTTCTTCTCGCGATGGAAAGGTGAACAGACAGCAGGGTAGCAGCAGGACGAGTGTCACGGCAGTTTCTGCGAACGAACGAAACCAGACTGGTAGATTGATAAAAAACGGTGTAGCAACGATTTCGAACGAAAGCAACAACAAGGAGCAACAGATTGGCGTGTTCAGGGTGCCTAGATCGCAAAACGTGCCACGACACTCGCGAAAGAATTACGAAGGGAATAGCTTTGATTTgcgaaataattataatgcCTCGAATACGTCGATGGCGAAAGATCGAAGCGAACAAGAGAATAGCAGCAGCAgtagcagcagcagcagcagcagcagcagcagcagcagcagcagcagcaacaacaacagcaacagcaacagcaacaacagccgcagccgcagccgcagcagtagcagcagcagcaactcGGTTGTACCGGTCGCAAAACCAAGAATCGGTCAACCAGGTTGGAGAAGCATATCGAAAACCTGTGATTGTATCGAGAAGGGTAAAACAAGCCCTGTTTTGCGATTGGCTGACCAAGCCAGAGCCGTATCCTCCCCAGATCCTCTTCATAGGCCCGATAACCCCAGAGCCTCGCTACGTTCCGCGACGACCGCTCAGAACCTCAG AAATCCTTCTGGCGGTTCTGGGCTGAGCGAAACAGGATCTTTGGACCGAGCAAAGGCCGCTTTGGAACGAAGGAGAAAGGCTGAGGATGGGacgggaaattcaattttgtgCAGGGTCGAGGTGACCAGGCCGAATCCGGATTCTCTGATTGATGAGTTGCTGAAAGCAACGAATTTAGAGCAAACGGATCTCGAAAGTTCCGAGA CGACTGGATTGCAGTTGTTCATCGCGAAAGACGGAACAACAGCACTCGGTAGCCACGAGGTGAAAAGTCAGATGCCCGCTGGAGTGTTCAAGCAGGTGGTTATGGAGGAGAATAATAGGTAA
- the LOC114877601 gene encoding uncharacterized serine-rich protein C215.13 isoform X1, producing MAFMMKKKKYKFSVEVDLEELTAVPFVNAVLFAKLRLLDGGSFVDHSTREEVQEHTVRWNAKFEFLCKMSANASTGVLDPCILRISVRKELKGGRSFQKLGFTDLNLAEFAGAGLCRTRCLLEGYDARHRQDNSMLRVAIKMNMLSGDILFKVPSPSLKQTQLAVPGVPGVSGVTADEASASERCTNREDYVSSGSLAGSVASASSGFGSLPKKRPALFSSELLSGAESYDPITVSEIVPSALPVETLAEAHTESGHSRNSSNTSQLSKGSGYGSLNSHSQHSRQSSSGDSGHIRSPSWPVWAPRIPHVSQNPSSQLPTRPESSLDSDSQSSSSLMLLDPRNRFWSISSPLSSRDGKVNRQQGSSRTSVTAVSANERNQTGRLIKNGVATISNESNNKEQQIGVFRVPRSQNVPRHSRKNYEGNSFDLRNNYNASNTSMAKDRSEQENSSSSSSSSSSSSSSSSSSSNNNSNSNSNNSRSRSRSSSSSSNSVVPVAKPRIGQPGWRSISKTCDCIEKGKTSPVLRLADQARAVSSPDPLHRPDNPRASLRSATTAQNLRGIGGGHRKLLDGAGGKLATVATSPADSEESSLGVPEVVPPSSQHRNSITPPNPSGGSGLSETGSLDRAKAALERRRKAEDGTGNSILCRVEVTRPNPDSLIDELLKATNLEQTDLESSETTGLQLFIAKDGTTALGSHEVKSQMPAGVFKQVVMEENNR from the exons ATGGCCTTcatgatgaagaagaagaagtataaATTCTCGGTTGAGGTGGACCTGGAAGAGTTGACCGCGGTACCGTTCGTGAACGCAGTACTGTTCGCCAAACTTCGACTTTTAGACGGTGGTTCTTTCGTCGATCATTCGACAAG GGAGGAAGTCCAGGAGCACACAGTCAGGTGGAACGCTAAATTTGAGTTTTTATGCAAAATGAGTGCCAACGCGTCCACCGGTGTCCTCGATCCTTGCATTTTGAGGATATCCGTCAGAAAG GAATTAAAGGGAGGCAGGTCCTTTCAGAAGCTCGGCTTCACCGACCTGAACCTCGCCGAATTCGCAGGAGCTGGTCTCTGCAGAACGAGGTGCCTTCTGGAAGGTTACGACGCGAGGCATCGGCAAGACAACTCCATGTTGCGAGTTGCCATTAAAATGAACATGCTCTCCGGAGATATTCTATTCAAAGT ACCTTCTCCGTCGTTGAAGCAAACTCAACTCGCTGTACCTGGTGTCCCAGGTGTTTCCGGTGTAACTGCGGACGAGGCAAGTGCATCCGAAAGATGTACCAATCGTGAAGACTATGTTTCTAGTGGTTCGTTAGCCGGAAGTGTAGCAAGTGCCAGCAGCGGTTTCGGCAGTCTTCCTAAAAAGAGGCCTGCCCTCTTTTCCTCGG AGCTCCTTAGCGGGGCAGAGTCGTACGATCCGATAACCGTCAGTGAAATCGTACCATCGGCTCTTCCAGTGGAAACTTTAGCTGAAGCGCACACAGAATCGGGCCATTCCCGTAATAGCAGTAACACCAGCCAGCTGAGCAAAGGCTCAGGCTACGGATCTTTGAATTCGCACAGTCAACACAGTAGACAGAGCAGTAGTGGTGATAGTGGCCACATTAG GTCACCCTCCTGGCCGGTATGGGCTCCACGTATCCCACATGTCTCCCAAAACCCTTCGAGCCAACTACCCACCAGACCCGAGTCGTCTCTCGACTCGGATTCTCAATCCTCGTCTTCCTTGATGCTATTGGACCCACGAAATCGGTTCTGGTCGATATCCAGTCCTCTTTCTTCTCGCGATGGAAAGGTGAACAGACAGCAGGGTAGCAGCAGGACGAGTGTCACGGCAGTTTCTGCGAACGAACGAAACCAGACTGGTAGATTGATAAAAAACGGTGTAGCAACGATTTCGAACGAAAGCAACAACAAGGAGCAACAGATTGGCGTGTTCAGGGTGCCTAGATCGCAAAACGTGCCACGACACTCGCGAAAGAATTACGAAGGGAATAGCTTTGATTTgcgaaataattataatgcCTCGAATACGTCGATGGCGAAAGATCGAAGCGAACAAGAGAATAGCAGCAGCAgtagcagcagcagcagcagcagcagcagcagcagcagcagcagcagcaacaacaacagcaacagcaacagcaacaacagccgcagccgcagccgcagcagtagcagcagcagcaactcGGTTGTACCGGTCGCAAAACCAAGAATCGGTCAACCAGGTTGGAGAAGCATATCGAAAACCTGTGATTGTATCGAGAAGGGTAAAACAAGCCCTGTTTTGCGATTGGCTGACCAAGCCAGAGCCGTATCCTCCCCAGATCCTCTTCATAGGCCCGATAACCCCAGAGCCTCGCTACGTTCCGCGACGACCGCTCAGAACCTCAG GGGTATCGGCGGAGGTCATCGGAAGTTGCTGGACGGGGCGGGTGGCAAGCTGGCTACGGTCGCCACCAGCCCAGCGGACTCTGAGGAGTCCTCTTTAGGGGTACCGGAAGTCGTTCCACCGAGCTCCCAACACCGAAACAGCATAACCCCACC AAATCCTTCTGGCGGTTCTGGGCTGAGCGAAACAGGATCTTTGGACCGAGCAAAGGCCGCTTTGGAACGAAGGAGAAAGGCTGAGGATGGGacgggaaattcaattttgtgCAGGGTCGAGGTGACCAGGCCGAATCCGGATTCTCTGATTGATGAGTTGCTGAAAGCAACGAATTTAGAGCAAACGGATCTCGAAAGTTCCGAGA CGACTGGATTGCAGTTGTTCATCGCGAAAGACGGAACAACAGCACTCGGTAGCCACGAGGTGAAAAGTCAGATGCCCGCTGGAGTGTTCAAGCAGGTGGTTATGGAGGAGAATAATAGGTAA
- the LOC114877601 gene encoding uncharacterized serine-rich protein C215.13 isoform X3 has protein sequence MSANASTGVLDPCILRISVRKELKGGRSFQKLGFTDLNLAEFAGAGLCRTRCLLEGYDARHRQDNSMLRVAIKMNMLSGDILFKVPSPSLKQTQLAVPGVPGVSGVTADEASASERCTNREDYVSSGSLAGSVASASSGFGSLPKKRPALFSSELLSGAESYDPITVSEIVPSALPVETLAEAHTESGHSRNSSNTSQLSKGSGYGSLNSHSQHSRQSSSGDSGHIRSPSWPVWAPRIPHVSQNPSSQLPTRPESSLDSDSQSSSSLMLLDPRNRFWSISSPLSSRDGKVNRQQGSSRTSVTAVSANERNQTGRLIKNGVATISNESNNKEQQIGVFRVPRSQNVPRHSRKNYEGNSFDLRNNYNASNTSMAKDRSEQENSSSSSSSSSSSSSSSSSSSNNNSNSNSNNSRSRSRSSSSSSNSVVPVAKPRIGQPGWRSISKTCDCIEKGKTSPVLRLADQARAVSSPDPLHRPDNPRASLRSATTAQNLRGIGGGHRKLLDGAGGKLATVATSPADSEESSLGVPEVVPPSSQHRNSITPPNPSGGSGLSETGSLDRAKAALERRRKAEDGTGNSILCRVEVTRPNPDSLIDELLKATNLEQTDLESSETTGLQLFIAKDGTTALGSHEVKSQMPAGVFKQVVMEENNR, from the exons ATGAGTGCCAACGCGTCCACCGGTGTCCTCGATCCTTGCATTTTGAGGATATCCGTCAGAAAG GAATTAAAGGGAGGCAGGTCCTTTCAGAAGCTCGGCTTCACCGACCTGAACCTCGCCGAATTCGCAGGAGCTGGTCTCTGCAGAACGAGGTGCCTTCTGGAAGGTTACGACGCGAGGCATCGGCAAGACAACTCCATGTTGCGAGTTGCCATTAAAATGAACATGCTCTCCGGAGATATTCTATTCAAAGT ACCTTCTCCGTCGTTGAAGCAAACTCAACTCGCTGTACCTGGTGTCCCAGGTGTTTCCGGTGTAACTGCGGACGAGGCAAGTGCATCCGAAAGATGTACCAATCGTGAAGACTATGTTTCTAGTGGTTCGTTAGCCGGAAGTGTAGCAAGTGCCAGCAGCGGTTTCGGCAGTCTTCCTAAAAAGAGGCCTGCCCTCTTTTCCTCGG AGCTCCTTAGCGGGGCAGAGTCGTACGATCCGATAACCGTCAGTGAAATCGTACCATCGGCTCTTCCAGTGGAAACTTTAGCTGAAGCGCACACAGAATCGGGCCATTCCCGTAATAGCAGTAACACCAGCCAGCTGAGCAAAGGCTCAGGCTACGGATCTTTGAATTCGCACAGTCAACACAGTAGACAGAGCAGTAGTGGTGATAGTGGCCACATTAG GTCACCCTCCTGGCCGGTATGGGCTCCACGTATCCCACATGTCTCCCAAAACCCTTCGAGCCAACTACCCACCAGACCCGAGTCGTCTCTCGACTCGGATTCTCAATCCTCGTCTTCCTTGATGCTATTGGACCCACGAAATCGGTTCTGGTCGATATCCAGTCCTCTTTCTTCTCGCGATGGAAAGGTGAACAGACAGCAGGGTAGCAGCAGGACGAGTGTCACGGCAGTTTCTGCGAACGAACGAAACCAGACTGGTAGATTGATAAAAAACGGTGTAGCAACGATTTCGAACGAAAGCAACAACAAGGAGCAACAGATTGGCGTGTTCAGGGTGCCTAGATCGCAAAACGTGCCACGACACTCGCGAAAGAATTACGAAGGGAATAGCTTTGATTTgcgaaataattataatgcCTCGAATACGTCGATGGCGAAAGATCGAAGCGAACAAGAGAATAGCAGCAGCAgtagcagcagcagcagcagcagcagcagcagcagcagcagcagcagcaacaacaacagcaacagcaacagcaacaacagccgcagccgcagccgcagcagtagcagcagcagcaactcGGTTGTACCGGTCGCAAAACCAAGAATCGGTCAACCAGGTTGGAGAAGCATATCGAAAACCTGTGATTGTATCGAGAAGGGTAAAACAAGCCCTGTTTTGCGATTGGCTGACCAAGCCAGAGCCGTATCCTCCCCAGATCCTCTTCATAGGCCCGATAACCCCAGAGCCTCGCTACGTTCCGCGACGACCGCTCAGAACCTCAG GGGTATCGGCGGAGGTCATCGGAAGTTGCTGGACGGGGCGGGTGGCAAGCTGGCTACGGTCGCCACCAGCCCAGCGGACTCTGAGGAGTCCTCTTTAGGGGTACCGGAAGTCGTTCCACCGAGCTCCCAACACCGAAACAGCATAACCCCACC AAATCCTTCTGGCGGTTCTGGGCTGAGCGAAACAGGATCTTTGGACCGAGCAAAGGCCGCTTTGGAACGAAGGAGAAAGGCTGAGGATGGGacgggaaattcaattttgtgCAGGGTCGAGGTGACCAGGCCGAATCCGGATTCTCTGATTGATGAGTTGCTGAAAGCAACGAATTTAGAGCAAACGGATCTCGAAAGTTCCGAGA CGACTGGATTGCAGTTGTTCATCGCGAAAGACGGAACAACAGCACTCGGTAGCCACGAGGTGAAAAGTCAGATGCCCGCTGGAGTGTTCAAGCAGGTGGTTATGGAGGAGAATAATAGGTAA